One Helianthus annuus cultivar XRQ/B chromosome 12, HanXRQr2.0-SUNRISE, whole genome shotgun sequence genomic region harbors:
- the LOC110893425 gene encoding uncharacterized protein LOC110893425: protein MSSVVKHRYFLCIRGKLKDSGKEITVINVYAPQKLVDKRILWADLERLIVNDDSYWIVGGDFNCVRDRGERRNSKFIASVSSEFYEFIDKVRLHEFNLHGRKFTFVSGNKCSRIDRILVSWRFLNDWTNAEYRALAREKSDHSPLVLKAVTNVVKEFDGTGPPDLILMNKFWKVRQALVEWRKKVVADDNELEANLKQDLLELDAMIEDRDLTEVEQWVHVEATKKLKVLEEVLGFLKNLFTEDLGARPSLDCYGIKQLDDEDAEALVKSFSEEEIKMAVFECGSDKALGPDGFNFRFVKRFWSLCNNRLISIRF, encoded by the exons atgtcctcggttgtgaagcaTAGGTATTTTTTGTGTATTCGTGGCAAATTGAAAGATTCGGGAAAGGAGATTACTGTGATAAATGTTTACGCGCCTCAAAAGTTGGTAGATAAGAGAATTCTTTGGGCCGATTTAGAGAGACTTATTGTTAATGATGATAGCTATTGGATTGTCGGGGGTGATTTTAATTGTGTTAGGGATCGTGGAGAAAGAAGGAATTCTAAGTTTATTGCTTCAGTGTCTAGTGAATTTTATGAGTTTATTGATAAAGTCAGGCTACATGAGTTTAATTTGCATGGTAGAAAGTTCACTTTTGTGTCGGGGAATAAGTGTAGTCGCATAGACCGTATTCTAGTTTCTTGGAGGTTCTTGAATGATTGGACGAATGCAGAGTATCGTGCTTTGGCTAGAGAGAAGTCAGATCATAGTCCGTTGGTGTTGAAG GCGGTTACCAATGTGGTTAAGGAGTTTGACGGGACGGGTCCTCCGGACTTAATCCTTAtgaataagttttggaaggttcgTCAAGCGCTAGTGGAGTGGCGGAAAAAAGTGGTGGCCGATGACAATGAGCTGGAAGCGAATTTGAAACAAGATCTTTTGGAGTTGGACGCCATGATTGAAGATAGGGATTTGACGGAGGTGGAGCAATGGGTCCATGTAGAAGCGACTAAAAAGTTAAAAGTGTTGGAA GAAGTTCTCGGTTTTTTAAAAAATCTGTTCACTGAAGATCTTGGTGCTCGACCTTCTTTGGATTGCTATGGCATTAAACAGTTAGACGATGAAGATGCAGAGGCGCTTGTGAAGTCGTTTTCTGAAGAAGAGATTAAGATGGCTGTTTTTGAGTGTGGTAGTGACAAAGCGTTGGGGCCCGATGGTTTCAATTTTAGATTCGTGAAGCGGTTTTGGTCGTTGTGTAACAACCGTCTAATTTCTATTCGATTTTAA